The Candidatus Zixiibacteriota bacterium region ACATATTCTGTCTCAGAGCGCAAAAACAAGGTCAAGTTCGACCTGTTCGGCAAGCCTCTTGACGGGGATCCGAATTTATCCGGGTATCTGGATTCACTGCCGAAGTTTCTCAAAGCGGAGGATTTCCGCCGGGTTGTGAATAGAATGAATCATGCAGTTTCCAATAAACGACGAATAATCTTCATGATCGGAGCGCATACCCTCAAAGTCGGGCTCAGCCCGCTTTTCATTGATTTTATAAAGCATTACGGGCGACTGCATTTCGCCGGCAACGGGGCTGTTTCGATTCATGATCTGGAAATCGCTTTTTTCGGAGCAACCTCAGAGGATGTGCTCGATAATCTTCAGGACGGCAGTTTCGGTACTGTCCGGGAAACCTCGGAAATCTATTCCAACGTGCTCAGAAACGCGGTCGAAAACGATATCGGCCTGGGACAGAGCCTGGGGGAGATTATCGAATCGGAGGATGCCCCGTACAAAGAGTATTCACTGGCCTATAACTGCTTAAAAAACGATGTCCCGCTCACTATCCATTCCGCGATTGGGACTGATATCATCAATCAGCATCCCGATTTCGATGGTTCCGCCTGTGGACAGGCTTCCTTCAACGATTTCAAGATATTCGTCAATTCCGTCCGGGAGACATCGGAGGGAGGGGTTACGCTCAATATCGGCTCGGCTGTTATAATGCCGGAGGTATTTCTAAAGGCTGTCGCTGTCTGCCGAAATCTCGACCGGCAGTTTGGCGGATTTACCACTGCTAATTTCGATATGATAAACCATTACCGCCCAGCGGTCAATGTCGTAAACCGGCCGGCCACGCTGGATTCCGAGGGCTATAATATCATCGGACATCACGAAATCATGATCCCACTGCTTCTGGCATGTGTCAAATCCACGCAACGGGAGTAATCGGGGCTTCTTCAAAACGTAATCCTTTGACATGAATTCTCATTTTATCTATATTATTCCAATGTTTTATGATTATCATGGGCGAATATGAAGTCAAACTGAAATCTATCACGGATTCGATAAAGCGAAAGGCAGAAAGTCATGGCAAAACTGGTTGAAGTTATACCCAATTTTTCAGAGGGGAGACGACCTGAAATATTACAGCAGATTCTCGATGAAATCACCTCGGTCGAGGGTGTCACACTTCTGGACAAGGAGATGGATGCCGACCATAACCGGGCGGTTGTGACTTTTGTGGGAGGTCCGGAACAGGCTGTCGAGGCCGCCTTCAGGGCGATCAAAAAAGCCTCCGAAGTGATCGATATGACCACTCATTCCGGGGAACACCCGCGTATGGGTGCCACAGATGTGTGCCCCTTTGTGCCGATCTCCGAAATCTCCACCGAGGAAGCGATCGCATTGGCCAAACAGCTCGGAGAGAGAGTCGGAAACGAGTTGCAGATACCGATTTACCTCTATGAAGACGCCGCCTCCTGTCCTGAGAGGGTAAACCTGGCTGATGTCCGTCGTGGAGAATACGAAGGGATCCGCGATTCAATCGAGACAGATCCCGACCGCAAGCCGGATTACGGCCCGTCTAAAATGAATTTGAAAGCGGGTGCCACCGCAGTCGGTGTGCGTTTTCCGCTGGTAGCTTTCAATGCTTACCTGAATACTTCCGATGTCAAAGTCGCGAAAAAGGTTGCCAAGGCAATACGCTCCCGTTCAGGCGGATACATGTACTGCAAAGCGCTCGGCTTCGAAATCAAGGACCGCAACCAGGCCCAGGTTTCTATGAACCTCGTAAACTACCTGCGGACACCGATATACAGAGTTTTCAACTCCATACAATCAGAGGCTGAACGCTGGGGCACTTCGGTCTATTCGACCGAGATTGTCGGTTTGGTGCCAAACCAGGCCCTGATCAATAGCGCCAAGCATTTCCTCCGTCTCGAAAAATTTACCAAGGACCAGATCCTGGAGGAAAAACTGGCCCAGTCGCAGGAGCAGGCCGCAACAGAGCGGGGCATGAAAAATTTCATCGAAAATGTCGCATCCAAGTCTCCCGCACCCGGGGGCGGATCGGTTTCGGCCTGTATCGGATCACTGGCGGCTTCGCTGGCTGGAATGGTCTGCCGCCTGACGGTCGGTAAAAAGAAATATGCCGAGGTGAAAGATGAACTGAGCGATGTCATGATTAAAGCTGATGAACTGAAAGAAGCTTTGTACGAACTTGTGGCCAGGGATTCGAAAGCTTTCGACGAGGTCATGGCCGCCTTCAAACTGCCCAAAGAAACCGAAGATCAACAAAAGGAACGGGATCAGGCGATCCAGAAAGCCACAATCGGCGCTACCCGAGTACCGCTCGAAGTGATGGAAAAATCCTGCGAAGCGATCAAACTTGCTCAAATCGTAGCGGAAAAAGGCAATGTCAACTCGCTCTCCGACGCCGGAGTGGCCGCTATTTCCGGACGGACTGCTGTAATCGGTGCTTATATGAACGTCAAAATCAACTTGCCGGGTATCGAAGATGCCGGAACAAAACAGGAGATCTCCGACAAGGCGGAACAGATTCGCGCCCGCGCTGTTGAATTAGCTGATAAAATCGAAACCGATGTAATCAGCAGGCTGTAAACATGAACCAGGTTGACCTGCACGTTCACACAAATTGTTCCGACGGTCTGTTGTGGCCTGAGGCTGTAGTCGATTACTGCATGAAGCACGGTGTAAGGGTACTATCCATAACCGATCATGATACAGTAGAAGCGTATCATGTGCTCAAGGGCAAGATCGGGGATAAAGACCTGAAACTTGTCCCGGGCGTCGAGCTTTCAACCTCCATGAAGGGAGCGGATTTTCATATACTCGGGTACTTGCTTGACATCGAAAACCCCGAATTTGTCAACAGAATCGAGAATTTCCGGGTCGAGCGGATGAAGCGCGGTGAAAAAATTGTGGAAAAACTGAACGAACTCGGGATCGACCTGTCCATTGATACTGTAAAAAAGATAGCGGGTAATTCTGTTATGGGCAGGCCACATGTGGCTGATGCCCTGGTAAAGGAAGAATATGTTCTCACCCTGGATGAAGCATTCGCGCGTTTTCTCGGCTACCATGCCCCAGCTTACGTGCCCAAAAAATACCTCACTCCGAAAGAGGCGATCAAACTCATTCACGACGCCGGTGGAGTTGCGGTCTGGGCTCATCCCGGGCCGGTCGGCAAGGATGAGTTTTTGCCGACATTTATCGAATTGGGCCTGGATGGCCTGGAAGCTTATCACCCGCTCCACTCACCCGCAACAGCCCGCCACTATGTCGACCTGGCCAAACGCAACAACCTCATCTATACCGGCGGATCAGACTGCCACGCGCGAAAGGAGAGAATTTTAATCGGATCGCAAAAAGTTCCGTATAAATCTTATAAGATGTTGTTACAGGCAAAAGAAAAACTGGCTCAAAAGGAGAAATCGTGATTTCAAAATGTTTACTCATCTTAACTATGGTTCTTTTTGTCGTTTCTTTACCATTCGCGCATGCAGAGCAGTTAACGCCTGAAGAAAACGAAGTTTTATATCAGAAAATTATGGCCCTTTCCGGGCAGTCAAGTTTATCACTGGCCGACCTTGAGCCTGAGGAGAGAATTGTAAAATCCGCGACGCCGTATATTCTCAATCTATCGCGTCAGGTACGCAATGCATCTCCCAAGGTGCAACAGGCCTGGGCATCATTGCTCCAGAGTCGATACGATTCCGAGGCCCCTGACACACTGGGTTCGCCGGACGGCAACTTCCTTATCCACTATGCCAAAGAGGGACCTCATGCCGCCCGGGTCGATGAAAACCTGGGGGTTGATCCGGTTACAGGCCGGCCGCTTATAGTCGACAGCACTGCAGAAATCTTCGATTCATCCTGGAGCGTTATAATAGGCGAGCTCGGTTTTAAGCAACCTCCCTCGGACAGCTTTTATGCTTCCGGAGGCGACAGGCGCTTCGACGTATACATGGTCGACCTGGGAACTATCGATCCGATTTTCGTCGATGCCTACGGGCTGACCTACCGCGATTCGATTTTTGCTCCGGATTTCCAGTATGCCACCAGCTTCATGCTGATCGACAACGATTACGATGACTCCGAATTCAGCCTTTACAAAGACAAACCACTGGACGCTATCAGGGTAACCGCCGCGCATGAGTTTTTTCATGCCGTGCAGTTTGGATATGATGCTCTCGAGCCCGATTACGTGAGAGGCATCGAGCGCCATCACTGGCTGGAGATGTCTTCGGTGTGGATGGAAGACCAGGTCTTCGATGATGTCAACGACTACTATTATTACACACCTTCATTATTGAGCTATATCAATCTTTCTCTCCAGGCTCATTATCCCGGTCTTCACCAGTACGGTGCCGGCTTGTGGCCTCATTATCTATCACAGACATTTGGTCAAGATATTGTGCGCCGGATATGGGAACTGTGTGAAGCAACTCCCGGAGCGAATGTATTTCAAAATGGATTTCAGGATGCTATCGATGAGTTTTCTGCGGGCGAATACACTTTCCAGGAAGCTCTTTCGGAGTTCTTTGTCTGGTGTTATTTCACCGGTGAACGGGCGCGCCCCGGATTCGGCTTCACAGAGGCCGCCAATTTCCGCGATGTCAACGGCGATTTGGTGCAGGTGCCCGATTCAATCAAGCAGGGATCATTTTACGCCCACCGCATTCTTAACCTCGATCAGTTCCCGGTGCAGTTTAACGATCCCGCTTTCAAGGATTTCCCCGATTCCCACGGGGGACTGTACGTCCGTTTCTCCGGGCTCGAGAAGCTCGATTCCACTCTGACAATTGGCTTTTCCGGTGATGATACCGATGTTATCCAGAACCGTACCTTCGATGTCATCTGGAATAACCGCATAATCGCGTACAATCCGCATATTCCCAGCGAACCGATCTATATCGATACTGCCATCTACCCGAATAGTTTTGACCTGACTGTAAGCCGTGATATAATCGACAATTACGACGAAGTAATTCTGGTTACATCACCTTTTATTGACCTCCCGAAAAATTATGATATCGGGCATTTCCTGCAATTCTCATTGAATGTCTCAGACAGTTCCGAACCGATCAGCCAGGTTGAGATTTCCGACGCGTTCCCGAATCCGATGGTGATGTCGGAGAGCGACGATCCACAGGTCCTGTTCAAGGTCCTGCAACCGGAACCGGACCCGATCAAAGTCATGGTTTACACACTAGCCGGCGAGTTAGTCTTTGAACTGGAAAAGGAAACCAATAAATCGCTCGAGTATATCGGCTGGAATGGGCAGAACATGGATGGTGAGACTGTCGCATCGGGAATGTATATAGTCTATATCACCGCCGGTGAAACCGACAAGGTTGCCAAAGTAGCTATTATCGAATGAACTCGACAGCGGTCAGGGCCCTGGTCATAAGCGCGCTATTGGCCGGTTTGGCCTATGTCTCGAATTTTATGATGCTGGTGATACCGAACGTGTCACTGGCATTCTTTGTTGTATTTTTAGCCGGTTACTCGCTCGGTTTGGGATGGGGACTGATCACGGGCTCAATCAGTTTCTTTTTGATCTCGTATTTCAGCCCATTCGGGATGGCGCTTTTTCCTCTTTTAGGCGTGCAGATTATCTGCGGAGCCATATGCGGAGCGTTTGGTTCAATTGCTTACAAGGCTTACCGCGTACGGCTCAAAGATCCAATTACGTATTTAATCTATGCTCTCTGGGGCGGAGTGGTCACCACAATCTATATGGGTGGGGTGTCGGTGGCCGATGCTTACCTGTTCGGGCCATTTAAGGAGCGATTAACTATCAGTCTCGGTTTTTCAATACTGACAATCGTTTCCAATCTGATTATCTTTCCTCTTCTGGTTCCGGTTCTGATGACCGTACGCGAGAGGATCGATGTGAGATGAGATTTAAAACTTATGGCAGAAAAACCCCGTTGTGTTTCGTTACTGCGATCTGCCTGCTTCTGCCGTTTAGCGGACTTCTGGCTCAGGATGAGCAGGATGAAATCGACACTTCGTTTTTATTTGGCGATACGCTGGATGTCGGCGGTACTGATTCTGTTTTCGGCGATACAGTCTTTTACCAGCACTACAATTCTTTCAATCAGGATTCGTTGT contains the following coding sequences:
- the ftcD gene encoding glutamate formimidoyltransferase — translated: MAKLVEVIPNFSEGRRPEILQQILDEITSVEGVTLLDKEMDADHNRAVVTFVGGPEQAVEAAFRAIKKASEVIDMTTHSGEHPRMGATDVCPFVPISEISTEEAIALAKQLGERVGNELQIPIYLYEDAASCPERVNLADVRRGEYEGIRDSIETDPDRKPDYGPSKMNLKAGATAVGVRFPLVAFNAYLNTSDVKVAKKVAKAIRSRSGGYMYCKALGFEIKDRNQAQVSMNLVNYLRTPIYRVFNSIQSEAERWGTSVYSTEIVGLVPNQALINSAKHFLRLEKFTKDQILEEKLAQSQEQAATERGMKNFIENVASKSPAPGGGSVSACIGSLAASLAGMVCRLTVGKKKYAEVKDELSDVMIKADELKEALYELVARDSKAFDEVMAAFKLPKETEDQQKERDQAIQKATIGATRVPLEVMEKSCEAIKLAQIVAEKGNVNSLSDAGVAAISGRTAVIGAYMNVKINLPGIEDAGTKQEISDKAEQIRARAVELADKIETDVISRL
- a CDS encoding ECF transporter S component — encoded protein: MNSTAVRALVISALLAGLAYVSNFMMLVIPNVSLAFFVVFLAGYSLGLGWGLITGSISFFLISYFSPFGMALFPLLGVQIICGAICGAFGSIAYKAYRVRLKDPITYLIYALWGGVVTTIYMGGVSVADAYLFGPFKERLTISLGFSILTIVSNLIIFPLLVPVLMTVRERIDVR